Proteins from one Falco naumanni isolate bFalNau1 chromosome 2, bFalNau1.pat, whole genome shotgun sequence genomic window:
- the LOC121082905 gene encoding olfactory receptor 51H1-like has product MSSSNRTGPSTLTFILTGIPGLPMSSYWMALPLCCLYLLMLLGNCSLLWMIKTDHNLHTPMYYFLFMLSVADLGLSLSTLPTMLAIFWFESTSLCFDACIVQMYFIHCFSAIESGVLVGMAFDRFVAICYPLRYTSVLTSSLIMKAGGAIFMRGICVVIPVAVLIQKMPFCRSHVLSHSFCLHQDMLRLVCGDVRVNSFYGLTAVILTKGLDSLAILLSYMMIIKAILSIVSQEARAKAFNTCISHICAVLIFYVPLIGLSIIHRFQKHLPPLTHTLLADAYLLVPPVLNPLVYSWKTKQIRRRMLILLCWRGTQQQV; this is encoded by the coding sequence ATGTCATCTTCCAATAGGACTGGGCCCAGCACCCTGACCTTCATCCTCACTGGTATTCCTGGTCTGCCAATGAGCAGCTACTGGATGGCGTTGCCTCTCTGCTGCTTGTACCTCCTCATGCTCCTGGGGAATTGCAGCTTACTCTGGATGATAAAGACAGACCATAACCTCCATACACCAATGTACTATTTCCTCTTCATGCTGTCTGTGGCAGACCTGGGCTTGTCTCTCTCCACCCTGCCCACCATGCTGGCCATTTTCTGGTTCGAGTCCACCTCCCTCTGTTTTGATGCATGCATTGTCCAGATGTACTTCATCCACTGCTTCTCTGCCATCGAGTCTGGCGTTCTGGTGGGTATGGCTTTTGACCGCTTCGTTGCTATTTGTTACCCCCTGCGCTACACTTCTGTCCTGACGAGCTCCCTCATAATGAAGGCTGGGGGGGCAATCTTTATGCGAGGCATCTGTGTGGTGATACCTGTTGCTGTCCTTATTCAGAAGATGCCTTTTTGCAGGTCCCATGTCCTTTCTCACTCCTTCTGCCTGCACCAGGACATGCTGAGGCTGGTTTGTGGGGATGTCAGGGTTAACAGCTTCTATGGGCTGACCGCGGTGATACTCACCAAAGGACTGGACTCCCTGGCCATCCTCCTGTCTTACATGATGATTATCAAGGCCATCTTGAGCATCGTCTCTCAGGAAGCACGAGCCAAAGCCTTTAACACATGCATCTCCCACATCTGTGCTGTCCTTATCTTCTACGTCCCACTCATTGGCTTGTCCATCATCCACAGGTTTCAGAAGCACCTGCCCcccctcactcacacactcctGGCTGATGCCTACCTTCTGGTGCCACCTGTCCTGAACCCACTTGTATACAGCTGGAAAACCAAGCAGATCCGCAGGCGGATGCTTatcctgctctgctggagagGGACCCAGCAGCAGGTCTAG